In Sphingomonas sp. LR60, the following are encoded in one genomic region:
- a CDS encoding acyl-CoA dehydrogenase family protein: MTDQFDLTDEQREIQALAQRFTADRITPFAAEWDEKHIFPRDTIKAAAELGFAAIYVSEESGGINLGRLEAALIMEAMAYGCPTTSAFISIHNMASWIIDRHGSAELKGRYLPDLVTMDRIASYCLTEPGSGSDAAALKTSAYRDGDEYIVNGTKQFISGAGENELYVTMVRTGAEGPKGISCLVIEKDMPGVSFGANERKLGWHAQPTRAVTFDNVRVPVANRVGQEGEGFRFAMAGLDGGRLNIGACSLGGAQRCLDETITYTKDRKQFGTAVSDFQNTQFMLADMETELQAARCLLYVAAAKVSANAPDKTRFAAMAKRLATDTGSSVVDRALQLHGGYGYLMDYPIERFWRDLRVHSILEGTNQVMRMIIGRELVRH, translated from the coding sequence ATGACCGACCAGTTTGATCTGACCGACGAGCAGCGCGAAATTCAGGCGCTTGCCCAGCGCTTTACCGCCGATCGCATCACGCCGTTCGCGGCGGAATGGGACGAAAAGCATATCTTTCCGCGTGATACGATCAAGGCGGCGGCGGAGCTTGGCTTCGCCGCGATCTACGTCAGCGAGGAGAGCGGGGGGATCAACCTGGGGCGGCTGGAGGCGGCGCTGATCATGGAGGCGATGGCCTATGGCTGTCCGACCACCAGTGCGTTCATTTCCATCCACAATATGGCGAGCTGGATCATCGACCGCCACGGTTCGGCAGAGTTGAAGGGCCGGTATTTGCCCGATCTGGTGACGATGGACCGCATCGCCAGCTATTGCCTGACCGAGCCCGGCTCGGGATCGGATGCGGCAGCCCTAAAGACCAGCGCGTACCGCGACGGCGACGAATATATCGTCAACGGGACAAAACAGTTCATCTCCGGTGCCGGAGAAAACGAGCTTTACGTCACGATGGTGCGCACCGGTGCCGAAGGTCCGAAAGGCATCTCCTGCCTGGTCATCGAGAAGGACATGCCCGGCGTTTCGTTCGGCGCGAACGAGCGCAAGCTGGGCTGGCATGCGCAGCCGACACGCGCGGTGACGTTCGACAATGTCCGCGTGCCGGTCGCAAATCGCGTCGGGCAGGAAGGCGAGGGGTTCCGCTTCGCGATGGCCGGGCTGGATGGCGGGCGGCTCAACATCGGGGCGTGCTCGCTGGGCGGAGCGCAGCGTTGTCTCGACGAGACGATCACCTATACGAAGGACCGCAAGCAGTTCGGAACGGCGGTGAGCGATTTCCAGAACACGCAGTTCATGCTCGCCGATATGGAGACCGAGCTGCAGGCGGCGCGGTGCCTGCTCTACGTCGCTGCCGCCAAGGTCAGCGCCAACGCGCCCGACAAGACGCGCTTCGCGGCGATGGCGAAGCGGCTGGCGACCGACACCGGATCGAGCGTGGTCGATCGCGCGCTGCAACTGCATGGCGGCTACGGATATCTGATGGACTATCCGATCGAGCGCTTCTGGCGCGACCTGCGGGTGCATTCGATCTTGGAAGGCACCAATCAGGTGATGCGGATGATCATCGGGCGCGAATTGGTGCGGCATTGA
- a CDS encoding CoA-acylating methylmalonate-semialdehyde dehydrogenase, translating into MRQLDHHIAGSGGGSARTRTADIFDPNTGQVQAQVVFGTAADLDRAVAAAQAAQPAWAATNPQRRARVMFRFKELVEAHMDELARLLSSEHGKVIADLERRYPEGLEVIEFACGIPHVLKGEYTQGAGPGIDVYSMRQPIGIGAGITPFNFPAMIPMWMFGVAIACGNAFILKPSERDPSVPVRLAELMHEAGLPDGVLQVVHGDKEMVDAILDHPAIGAVSFVGSSDIAHHVYRRGVAAGKRVQAMGGAKNHGIVMPDADLDQVVADLSGAAFGSAGERCMALPVVVPVGEKTATALREKLLPAIASLRVGVSTDAAAHYGPVVTAAHRERVANWIQTGVDEGAELVVDGRDFQLQGHEHGFFIGPSLFDHVTPDMQAYKEEIFGPVLQIVRAPDFETAVRLPSEHQYGNGVAIFTRNGHAAREFAARVNVGMVGINVPIPVPVAYHTFGGWKRSGFGDTNQHGIEGVKFWTKVKTVTQRWPDGAGGGPAGVQDAFVIPTMG; encoded by the coding sequence ATGCGCCAGCTCGATCATCATATCGCAGGCAGCGGCGGTGGCAGCGCGCGCACGCGAACCGCCGACATTTTCGACCCCAATACCGGACAGGTGCAAGCGCAGGTCGTGTTCGGCACCGCCGCAGACCTCGATCGTGCTGTTGCGGCGGCGCAAGCCGCTCAGCCGGCATGGGCAGCCACCAACCCGCAGCGTCGTGCGCGGGTCATGTTCCGGTTCAAGGAACTGGTCGAAGCGCATATGGACGAGCTGGCGCGCTTGCTGTCGTCCGAGCACGGCAAGGTGATCGCCGATCTCGAAAGGCGATATCCAGAGGGGCTCGAAGTGATCGAGTTCGCCTGCGGTATCCCGCATGTGCTCAAGGGCGAATATACGCAGGGCGCCGGGCCGGGGATCGACGTCTATTCAATGCGGCAACCGATCGGGATCGGCGCGGGCATCACCCCGTTCAACTTCCCGGCAATGATCCCGATGTGGATGTTCGGCGTGGCGATCGCGTGCGGCAACGCCTTCATTCTCAAGCCGAGCGAGCGTGATCCGAGCGTGCCGGTGCGGCTTGCCGAGCTGATGCATGAAGCCGGCCTGCCCGACGGCGTGTTGCAGGTCGTCCACGGCGACAAGGAAATGGTCGACGCGATCCTCGACCATCCCGCGATCGGCGCGGTGAGCTTCGTCGGATCGAGCGATATCGCGCATCACGTTTACCGACGCGGTGTCGCCGCGGGCAAGCGCGTGCAGGCGATGGGCGGTGCCAAGAACCACGGCATCGTCATGCCCGACGCCGATCTCGACCAGGTGGTCGCGGATCTGTCCGGTGCGGCGTTCGGCTCGGCGGGCGAGCGGTGCATGGCGTTGCCGGTCGTCGTGCCGGTCGGCGAGAAGACCGCCACGGCGTTGCGCGAGAAATTGCTCCCCGCCATCGCGAGCTTGCGGGTCGGCGTGTCGACGGACGCTGCGGCGCATTACGGTCCGGTGGTGACTGCCGCCCACCGCGAACGGGTCGCGAACTGGATCCAGACCGGGGTCGACGAGGGCGCGGAGCTGGTCGTCGACGGTCGAGACTTCCAGCTGCAGGGGCATGAGCATGGCTTCTTCATCGGACCCAGCCTCTTCGATCACGTCACGCCCGACATGCAGGCGTACAAGGAAGAAATCTTCGGCCCGGTGCTCCAGATCGTCCGTGCGCCGGATTTCGAGACGGCGGTGCGGCTGCCCAGCGAGCATCAATACGGCAACGGCGTCGCAATTTTCACGCGCAACGGCCATGCCGCGCGCGAGTTTGCGGCGCGGGTCAACGTCGGGATGGTCGGGATCAACGTGCCGATCCCGGTGCCGGTCGCCTATCACACGTTCGGCGGCTGGAAGCGCAGCGGGTTCGGCGACACCAACCAGCATGGCATCGAAGGCGTGAAGTTCTGGACCAAGGTCAAGACCGTCACGCAGCGCTGGCCCGATGGAGCCGGCGGCGGACCCGCGGGGGTACAGGATGCGTTCGTGATTCCGACCATGGGGTGA
- a CDS encoding LysR family transcriptional regulator yields MTQPLPWNDLQDFLAIARAGQIARAAALIGVDATTIGRRLRRLEARLGRTLFEQTREGQVLTEAGEALLAQVEEMQNAAERIVETRGSAQALSGVLRVSVSEGFGTWLVAEHLHEFAALHPALTIDLVASSGFLSPSRREADVAVLLARPRHGPVVAGKLADYALHLYAARALIDQRGPVVRESLGQRHAVVGYIPDLLYAPELRFVDDLGPLPAPTLRSSSINAQARLIATGAGVGVLPHFIGDAMPGLVRVLPEVTIQRTFWLVTHRDTRQLRRVRAFSTWLGGLVTKHQKRLDPAR; encoded by the coding sequence ATGACGCAGCCCTTGCCTTGGAACGACCTGCAGGACTTTCTCGCGATTGCCCGCGCCGGCCAGATCGCGCGCGCTGCGGCGTTGATCGGCGTCGATGCCACCACGATCGGGCGCCGCCTGCGCCGGCTGGAGGCGCGGCTCGGCCGCACGCTCTTCGAGCAGACGCGCGAGGGACAGGTTCTGACCGAGGCCGGCGAAGCGCTGCTGGCGCAGGTCGAGGAAATGCAGAACGCCGCCGAGCGGATCGTCGAGACGCGCGGCTCCGCGCAGGCGCTGTCGGGCGTGCTGCGCGTCAGCGTCTCCGAGGGATTCGGGACGTGGCTGGTCGCCGAGCATCTTCATGAATTCGCTGCCTTGCATCCGGCATTGACGATCGACCTCGTCGCCAGTTCAGGGTTCCTCAGCCCGTCGCGGCGCGAAGCGGATGTCGCGGTACTGCTCGCGCGCCCCCGCCATGGACCGGTCGTGGCCGGCAAACTGGCCGACTATGCGCTGCACCTCTACGCCGCCCGCGCGTTGATCGATCAGCGCGGACCTGTGGTGCGCGAGTCGCTTGGTCAGCGTCACGCGGTGGTCGGCTATATCCCAGACCTACTGTACGCGCCCGAACTTCGCTTCGTCGACGATCTCGGTCCGCTGCCCGCACCGACGTTGCGCAGTTCCAGCATCAATGCGCAGGCCCGGCTGATCGCGACCGGCGCAGGGGTCGGCGTGCTGCCGCATTTCATCGGCGACGCGATGCCCGGTCTGGTGAGGGTTCTGCCCGAGGTGACGATTCAGCGGACCTTCTGGTTGGTCACACATCGCGATACGCGACAATTACGGCGCGTTCGGGCCTTTTCCACATGGCTGGGCGGGCTGGTGACAAAGCACCAGAAGCGTCTCGACCCGGCTCGTTAA
- a CDS encoding PEPxxWA-CTERM sorting domain-containing protein, which produces MKNWRPLITSLSRAAMVRAAMAAGVGASAIGGYAALGVIGGTVPFAEAMNLSTALAVLPDPLSILTARSPGERGHGAMFNTKQTKRPRQLASTPPRGPRGPSERVLSNVREREPAGIVPAGDLPIAPDNFVPDLASTTPNTLGPLGPGGSNPFGPTPVVPGGPGGGIPGVPGPTPTPTPTPINPGPVVPEPATWALMTLGFAVTGFAVRRSKRTRARAA; this is translated from the coding sequence ATGAAGAACTGGCGCCCACTTATCACCTCGCTTTCCCGCGCCGCGATGGTTCGTGCGGCGATGGCGGCGGGCGTCGGCGCGTCGGCGATCGGGGGCTATGCAGCGCTCGGCGTCATCGGCGGGACGGTGCCTTTTGCCGAGGCGATGAACCTGTCGACCGCGCTGGCGGTATTGCCCGACCCGCTCTCGATCCTGACCGCACGCTCGCCTGGCGAACGCGGCCATGGTGCGATGTTCAATACAAAGCAGACGAAGCGCCCGCGCCAGCTGGCCAGCACGCCGCCACGCGGGCCGCGTGGTCCGAGCGAGCGGGTGTTGAGCAACGTGCGTGAGCGTGAGCCAGCCGGGATCGTTCCCGCCGGCGATTTGCCGATCGCGCCTGACAATTTCGTGCCCGATCTCGCCTCGACAACGCCCAACACCTTGGGTCCGCTCGGGCCGGGCGGCAGCAATCCGTTCGGTCCGACACCCGTCGTGCCGGGTGGTCCCGGCGGCGGCATCCCAGGCGTGCCCGGTCCGACCCCGACACCGACGCCAACCCCGATAAATCCTGGGCCCGTCGTTCCAGAACCTGCGACCTGGGCATTGATGACGTTGGGCTTCGCGGTTACGGGCTTTGCGGTGCGCCGTAGCAAGCGGACTCGCGCCCGCGCGGCATGA
- a CDS encoding L,D-transpeptidase family protein yields MIARLIGAAIVSLASAAAAAPPATATTTATTIGSYGARFRYPAGREGALPMTGDQRLRVRSLLVIRKPMRFGDYVWNDIGVPATGPIRVRVDLSRQTISVFRNGHEIGTAVILYGTDHKPTPTGTFPILMRARQHQSSLYDAEMPYMLRLTNDGVAIHASSVRRGSATHGCIGVPLSFAQLLFDQVARGDLVTIVGA; encoded by the coding sequence ATGATCGCTCGTCTGATTGGCGCGGCGATCGTATCGCTGGCGTCCGCGGCAGCGGCCGCGCCGCCAGCGACTGCCACGACCACCGCCACCACGATCGGTAGCTATGGCGCGCGCTTCCGCTATCCGGCGGGGCGTGAAGGCGCGTTGCCGATGACCGGTGACCAGCGCTTGCGGGTGCGAAGCCTGCTCGTGATCCGCAAGCCGATGCGGTTTGGCGATTACGTCTGGAACGACATCGGCGTGCCCGCGACCGGTCCGATCCGCGTACGGGTCGATCTATCACGCCAGACCATCTCGGTGTTCCGCAACGGGCATGAGATCGGCACCGCGGTGATCCTCTACGGCACCGATCACAAGCCGACCCCAACCGGCACGTTCCCGATCCTGATGCGCGCGCGACAGCATCAATCCTCGCTGTACGATGCGGAGATGCCGTACATGCTGCGGCTCACCAACGACGGGGTCGCGATCCACGCAAGCTCGGTACGCCGCGGCTCGGCGACCCACGGCTGCATCGGCGTGCCGCTGTCGTTCGCGCAATTGCTGTTCGATCAGGTGGCGCGCGGCGATCTGGTCACGATCGTCGGCGCGTAA
- a CDS encoding CAP domain-containing protein: MPRSTPRRRPLLVSLAALLCAPFVTGATTYSNTFDARVLATHNAERAALGIPPLRWNPELVESAHAWGRYLATTGRFEHAPERHMDPEGENLWAGTRGYYSPEAMIDGWVREKRYFKPGAFPNNSTTGRVGDVGHYTQLMWRDTVEVGCALSRGRDEDVLVCRYKNAGNYRGERPF; this comes from the coding sequence ATGCCGCGTTCCACCCCACGTCGCCGTCCATTGCTCGTGTCCCTCGCTGCGTTGCTGTGCGCACCGTTCGTCACTGGCGCGACGACCTATTCGAACACCTTCGACGCCCGCGTGCTGGCCACCCATAATGCGGAGCGCGCGGCGCTCGGCATCCCGCCGCTGCGCTGGAATCCGGAACTGGTCGAGTCGGCACATGCATGGGGGCGGTATCTGGCAACGACCGGTCGCTTCGAACATGCGCCCGAACGCCACATGGACCCGGAAGGCGAGAATCTGTGGGCGGGCACGCGCGGCTATTACTCGCCCGAAGCGATGATCGACGGCTGGGTGCGCGAAAAGCGCTACTTCAAGCCTGGCGCGTTCCCGAACAACAGCACCACCGGGCGTGTCGGTGACGTCGGCCATTATACGCAATTGATGTGGCGCGATACGGTCGAGGTCGGCTGCGCGCTGTCGCGCGGCCGGGATGAGGATGTGCTGGTCTGCCGCTACAAGAACGCAGGCAATTATCGCGGCGAGCGACCGTTCTAG
- a CDS encoding DUF2171 domain-containing protein — protein MVDVSQIKEHAEVLGADGVHVGTVDHVDGDRIKLTKNDSPSTQDGQGAKHHYLPIGLVASVEGDTVHLSATGQNVQDLFEEDE, from the coding sequence ATGGTCGATGTCAGCCAGATCAAGGAACATGCCGAAGTGCTTGGCGCAGACGGTGTGCATGTCGGAACGGTCGATCACGTCGACGGTGATCGTATCAAGCTGACCAAGAACGACTCGCCGTCCACGCAGGACGGGCAGGGCGCGAAGCACCATTACCTGCCGATCGGGCTTGTCGCTTCGGTCGAGGGTGACACGGTGCATCTGTCGGCGACCGGCCAGAACGTGCAGGACCTGTTCGAAGAAGACGAGTAA